In the Saprospiraceae bacterium genome, one interval contains:
- a CDS encoding restriction endonuclease subunit S — MFISYLLNHSKKEIIKLVSGTTVKHIYPSQIITCQLPIVYNKPEQQKIASCLSSLDEVIAAHSQKLDLLKDHKKGLMQNLFPQMSESGFTGLKDNRMNDDEIKNKTKKILTSQNQKNQGSDNVPKVRFKEFEEMGSGWKKY; from the coding sequence ATTTTTATAAGCTATTTACTTAATCATTCCAAGAAGGAAATTATCAAGCTAGTTTCTGGAACAACCGTAAAACATATTTATCCAAGTCAAATCATTACTTGTCAATTACCAATAGTCTATAACAAGCCAGAACAACAAAAAATCGCATCCTGTCTTTCATCCTTAGATGAAGTGATAGCTGCCCACAGCCAAAAGTTGGATTTACTCAAAGACCACAAAAAAGGCTTGATGCAAAACTTATTCCCGCAAATGTCTGAATCAGGATTTACTGGATTAAAGGATAATAGGATGAATGATGATGAGATTAAAAATAAAACCAAAAAAATCCTGACATCCCAAAATCAAAAAAATCAAGGTTCAGACAATGTTCCAAAGGTTCGGTTTAAGGAGTTTGAGGAGATGGGGAGTGGGTGGAAGAAATATTAG
- a CDS encoding type I restriction endonuclease subunit R, producing MSKENQIEENLIEQLKGLKYTHRPDIVDRKTLEQNFKTKFEALNRVRLSDNEFLRLREEIIQPDVFKASKLLRERQYFQREDGTPLHYTLVNIKDWCKNDFEVISQLRINTENSHQRFDIILLINGLPVVQIELKKLDISPRKAMQQIVDYKNEQGNGYGNSLLCFMQLFIVSNRSNTYYFANNKNQHFAFNADEQFLPIYQLADESNKKITHLDLFAEKFLSKCTLGEMISKYMVLVESEEKLLVMRPYQIYAVKAIVDCIKDNRGNGYIWHTTGSGKTLTSFKASTLLKDNTDIEKCLFVVDRKDLDRQTREEFNKFQEGSVEENTNTETLVRRLLSTDYADKVIVTTIQKLGLALDGTNKKNTSTGLRTGYKERLEPLKNKRMVFIFDECHRSQFGENHKAIKEFFPNAQLFGFTGTPIFDENATYQIREGEEASYKTTQDIFEKQLHAYTITHAIDDRNVLRFHIDYFKGKGTHQAKPGEQIAQQAVVEAILEKHDAATNSRRFNAVLATASINNAIEYYNLFKEIQKKKQVENPDYVPLNIACVFSPPSQLIAKDGDQQSQKNAADVKQLKEDLAQEREDNKQNPDEKKKVLTSIIADYNAKFKTNHSFNEFDLYYQDVQSRIKDQKWTNKELPHSQKIDITIVVDMLLTGFDSKYLNTLYVDKNLKYHGLIQAFSRTNRVLNDTKPYGNILDFRSQQDAVNQAIALFSGEDHGKANEIWLVDPAPVVIDKYKKAVEALGVFMQEHGLVCEPQEVYNVRGDAAKIAFIQNFKEVQRQRVALEQFTDLEPEQKQLIEAILPKDSFLEFRSSYIETAKQFQKRQQKEGDQAPPEIQQLDFEFVLFASAVIDYDYIMSLIADSTQKKPAKQKMTKAQVISLLSSNANLMDEQEDLTEYINGLDWNSGQDVETLRKGYDTFKDDKYNKELAAIAHQHGLQTADLKNFVEKIMSRMIFDGEKLTDLLEPLDLSWKERRDKELALMADLVPQLKKLAQGREISGLAAYE from the coding sequence ATGAGCAAAGAGAATCAAATAGAAGAAAATCTAATCGAGCAACTAAAAGGGCTGAAATACACGCATCGCCCTGACATAGTTGATAGAAAAACGCTTGAACAAAACTTCAAAACAAAATTTGAAGCGCTTAATCGTGTGCGATTATCTGATAATGAATTTTTAAGACTAAGAGAAGAAATAATTCAACCAGATGTTTTTAAGGCATCTAAGTTATTACGTGAAAGACAGTACTTTCAGCGAGAAGATGGTACACCATTGCATTATACATTAGTAAATATCAAAGACTGGTGTAAAAATGATTTTGAAGTGATCAGCCAATTGCGCATCAACACTGAAAACAGTCATCAAAGATTTGATATCATTTTGCTGATCAATGGATTGCCCGTGGTGCAGATTGAGTTGAAAAAACTCGATATATCACCACGAAAAGCAATGCAGCAAATTGTAGATTACAAAAATGAACAAGGCAATGGATATGGCAATTCTCTGCTGTGTTTTATGCAATTGTTCATAGTGAGTAACCGAAGCAATACCTACTATTTTGCCAACAATAAGAATCAACATTTTGCTTTTAACGCCGATGAGCAGTTTTTGCCGATTTATCAATTAGCAGACGAAAGCAATAAAAAAATAACACACCTTGATTTATTCGCTGAAAAGTTTCTTAGCAAGTGTACGCTTGGTGAAATGATCAGCAAGTATATGGTTTTGGTAGAGAGCGAAGAGAAATTGCTAGTCATGCGTCCCTACCAGATTTATGCAGTTAAGGCTATTGTAGATTGCATCAAAGACAATAGAGGCAACGGCTACATCTGGCATACTACAGGAAGCGGTAAAACTTTGACTTCTTTCAAAGCATCAACTTTACTAAAAGACAATACCGATATAGAAAAATGTTTGTTTGTGGTTGACCGTAAAGACCTTGACCGACAAACCCGTGAAGAGTTCAATAAATTTCAGGAAGGAAGTGTGGAAGAAAACACTAATACCGAAACATTGGTAAGGCGTTTACTTTCTACCGATTATGCCGACAAAGTTATTGTCACAACCATTCAAAAATTAGGATTGGCCTTGGATGGCACCAACAAAAAGAACACTTCGACCGGGCTCAGGACAGGTTATAAGGAACGCCTAGAACCATTAAAAAATAAACGAATGGTTTTTATTTTTGATGAGTGCCACCGTTCGCAGTTTGGTGAAAATCACAAAGCTATTAAAGAATTTTTTCCAAATGCTCAGTTATTTGGCTTTACAGGAACACCCATCTTTGACGAAAACGCAACGTATCAAATAAGAGAAGGCGAAGAAGCATCTTACAAAACCACGCAAGATATTTTTGAAAAGCAATTACACGCTTACACCATTACCCACGCCATTGACGACCGAAATGTGTTGCGTTTTCATATTGACTATTTCAAGGGCAAAGGAACACATCAAGCAAAGCCAGGCGAGCAAATTGCTCAACAAGCTGTAGTGGAAGCCATTTTAGAGAAGCACGATGCTGCTACCAATTCAAGACGTTTTAACGCTGTATTGGCAACGGCTTCTATCAACAATGCCATAGAGTATTACAATCTTTTCAAAGAAATTCAAAAAAAGAAACAGGTCGAAAATCCTGATTATGTTCCATTGAACATTGCTTGTGTTTTTTCGCCACCATCTCAACTCATTGCAAAAGATGGTGACCAACAAAGCCAAAAAAATGCGGCTGATGTTAAGCAGCTGAAAGAAGATCTTGCTCAGGAAAGAGAAGATAACAAACAAAATCCTGATGAAAAGAAGAAAGTATTAACAAGTATTATTGCTGACTACAATGCTAAGTTTAAAACGAATCACAGTTTTAATGAGTTCGACTTATATTATCAGGATGTGCAAAGCCGTATCAAAGACCAGAAATGGACGAACAAGGAACTGCCCCACAGCCAAAAGATTGACATAACCATAGTAGTGGATATGTTGCTCACAGGGTTTGATAGTAAATACCTGAACACGTTGTATGTGGACAAAAATCTGAAATACCACGGATTGATTCAGGCGTTTTCACGCACCAACCGTGTGCTAAACGATACCAAACCTTATGGCAATATTTTGGATTTTCGTTCGCAACAAGATGCCGTAAACCAAGCGATTGCATTGTTTTCGGGTGAAGACCATGGAAAAGCCAATGAAATTTGGTTGGTTGACCCTGCACCTGTGGTGATAGACAAATACAAGAAAGCAGTAGAAGCTTTGGGTGTATTTATGCAAGAACATGGCCTTGTCTGTGAACCACAGGAAGTATATAATGTAAGAGGTGATGCTGCAAAAATTGCTTTTATACAAAACTTTAAAGAAGTGCAACGCCAAAGAGTGGCCTTAGAGCAATTTACAGATTTAGAACCAGAACAAAAGCAGTTAATAGAAGCAATTCTGCCCAAAGATTCTTTTTTAGAATTTAGAAGTTCTTATATAGAAACGGCCAAACAATTTCAAAAACGCCAACAAAAAGAAGGCGACCAAGCACCGCCAGAAATTCAGCAATTGGATTTTGAGTTTGTGTTGTTTGCTTCTGCCGTGATTGATTACGATTACATCATGAGTCTGATTGCCGACAGTACGCAAAAGAAACCTGCCAAACAAAAAATGACCAAAGCACAGGTGATTAGTTTGCTAAGTTCAAATGCCAACCTGATGGACGAACAAGAAGATTTAACCGAATACATCAATGGTTTGGATTGGAATAGCGGACAAGATGTTGAAACGCTACGCAAAGGGTACGACACTTTTAAAGACGACAAATACAACAAAGAACTGGCTGCCATTGCCCACCAACACGGTTTGCAAACGGCTGACTTGAAAAACTTTGTAGAAAAAATAATGAGCCGTATGATTTTTGACGGAGAAAAACTCACCGACCTGTTAGAACCTTTAGACCTGAGTTGGAAAGAACGCAGGGACAAAGAACTGGCATTGATGGCAGACTTAGTACCCCAATTAAAAAAATTGGCCCAAGGGCGTGAAATTTCAGGATTAGCAGCTTATGAGTAA
- a CDS encoding DDE-type integrase/transposase/recombinase, producing MGSRALYYSIKNVGGIDLGLGVNRFEQLMSTSGLTIKPGRTRIVKTSDGKGKGDYPNLINGLILDNVNQLIAGDITYYNIDGQCSYIFTLKDIYSQRVLGLIPSLTMEASIAIQCLEQVFMLRKDINLQGCIHHSDNGSQYNSTAYKKC from the coding sequence ATGGGAAGCCGTGCATTGTATTATAGTATAAAAAATGTTGGTGGCATTGACCTTGGACTGGGAGTCAATAGGTTTGAACAACTCATGAGTACTTCAGGTTTGACCATCAAGCCTGGTAGAACAAGAATAGTAAAGACAAGTGACGGAAAAGGTAAAGGCGATTATCCCAACCTGATCAATGGGCTCATATTGGATAATGTGAATCAACTCATTGCTGGTGATATTACGTATTATAATATTGATGGTCAGTGCAGTTACATATTCACGTTAAAGGATATTTATTCGCAAAGGGTACTAGGACTGATACCGTCTTTAACTATGGAAGCTTCCATCGCCATACAGTGCCTGGAACAAGTATTTATGTTGCGTAAAGATATAAATTTACAGGGATGTATCCATCATTCTGACAATGGCTCTCAATACAACTCAACAGCTTATAAAAAATGTTGA
- a CDS encoding transposase, with product MSTKRTRKVFSESFKKQKVDLIESGKMTTGSVAAQFDVSYAAVYQWVKKYGKVSPPDKIVIETDSDYLKVLELQKEKSNLERILGKQQIRIDYYETLIEMAKEHYKEDIEKKFLKK from the coding sequence ATGAGTACAAAAAGAACGAGAAAAGTATTCTCAGAGAGCTTTAAGAAGCAAAAAGTAGACTTAATAGAAAGTGGCAAAATGACCACTGGATCAGTTGCTGCCCAATTTGATGTGAGTTATGCGGCTGTTTACCAATGGGTCAAAAAGTATGGAAAGGTCAGTCCACCGGATAAGATAGTCATTGAGACGGACAGCGATTATCTGAAAGTTTTGGAATTGCAGAAAGAGAAGTCTAATCTTGAGCGGATCTTAGGCAAGCAACAGATCAGAATTGATTATTATGAGACACTTATCGAAATGGCCAAAGAGCATTACAAAGAGGATATTGAGAAAAAATTTTTAAAAAAGTAA
- a CDS encoding tRNA-(ms[2]io[6]A)-hydroxylase — MLGLKLATDPYWVNIAEKSIDEILTDHAYCEQKAASTCISLIIQFPDRTELVEEITPIVAEEWGHFRKVLKELKSRGYAFGKNRIDNYVTELMKFQRKGGREEDRLMDKLLISAMIEARSCERFRLLSLHISDDKLKDFYHEFMVSEAGHYRTFLDLAKMYAPEEKVKKRWQEMVEFEAEIMKKRELRGDRIH, encoded by the coding sequence ATGCTTGGATTAAAATTAGCTACAGACCCTTATTGGGTAAATATTGCCGAAAAAAGTATAGATGAGATACTGACAGACCATGCCTATTGTGAGCAAAAGGCGGCATCTACTTGTATTTCCCTGATCATACAGTTTCCTGATCGTACCGAACTAGTGGAAGAAATCACGCCAATAGTCGCAGAAGAATGGGGTCATTTCAGAAAAGTACTGAAAGAACTTAAGTCGAGAGGGTATGCTTTCGGTAAAAACCGAATTGATAATTATGTGACGGAGCTCATGAAATTCCAACGTAAAGGAGGGAGAGAAGAAGACAGACTGATGGACAAGCTCCTCATTTCTGCAATGATTGAGGCGAGGAGTTGTGAACGATTCAGATTATTGTCATTACACATTTCTGATGATAAGCTAAAAGACTTTTACCATGAGTTTATGGTGTCGGAGGCGGGTCATTACAGGACATTTCTTGATTTGGCAAAAATGTATGCTCCTGAAGAGAAAGTCAAAAAAAGATGGCAGGAAATGGTGGAATTTGAAGCTGAAATCATGAAAAAAAGAGAATTAAGAGGAGACAGAATACATTGA
- a CDS encoding peptidylprolyl isomerase, which yields MVRIFLLIFTVMTIISCKSDTSYTIETDSGKIGIRVFKSTPKHQENFSKLVSEGYYDGLLFHRVMSGFMIQGGDPDSKNASPGQPLGSGGPGYTIPAEIAIPHFKGMISAARQGDAVNPQKESSGSQFFIVHGSPVTDQELNVMEKTKGFKYTPAQREKYKKLGGTPMLDGDYTVFGEVVNGLDVVDKIASVDTDHQDRPLKDVKMKIYK from the coding sequence ATGGTAAGGATATTTTTATTGATTTTCACAGTTATGACGATCATATCGTGTAAATCAGACACATCATATACAATAGAGACTGATTCGGGTAAGATTGGTATCAGGGTTTTCAAATCAACACCCAAACATCAGGAAAACTTCAGCAAACTGGTGAGTGAAGGATATTATGACGGTTTATTATTTCACAGAGTAATGAGTGGATTTATGATCCAGGGAGGTGATCCTGACTCAAAAAATGCATCACCGGGGCAACCACTTGGTTCTGGTGGTCCTGGATATACTATCCCGGCTGAGATAGCAATACCACACTTCAAAGGTATGATTTCTGCTGCAAGACAAGGTGATGCTGTCAATCCTCAGAAAGAGTCTTCGGGATCACAGTTTTTTATTGTCCATGGATCACCCGTTACCGATCAGGAACTGAATGTCATGGAAAAAACCAAGGGTTTTAAATATACACCGGCTCAACGTGAAAAATATAAAAAATTGGGTGGTACTCCTATGTTGGATGGAGATTATACAGTTTTCGGTGAGGTAGTCAATGGGCTTGATGTTGTGGACAAAATTGCTTCTGTAGACACAGATCATCAGGATCGTCCGCTCAAAGATGTAAAAATGAAGATTTATAAATAA
- a CDS encoding virulence RhuM family protein gives MENLPSNTSNFILYTTPAGEVKLSVLLQDETIWLTQRAMSVLFDTTTQNITIHLKNIFESGELNEAATCKDFLQVQLEGNREVSRKQKMYNLDAIISVGYRVNSSKATQFRIWATKTLKEFIIKGFVLDDNRLKQGETVFGKDYFRELLERVRSIRASERRIYQQITDIFAECSIDYDPNAEITKNFYAMVQNKFHFAITGQTAAEIIFKNADATKENMGLTTWKNAPDGRILKSDTAIAKNYLQEKEIKQLERTVTGYFDYIENLIERENTFTMETLANSVDKFLNFNEFKTMDGKGKISHTKAIEKAGEAYDQFNKTQKIVSDFDKKLKQIKQKKNDK, from the coding sequence ATGGAAAATTTACCTTCAAATACAAGCAATTTTATTCTATATACCACACCAGCTGGTGAAGTGAAGCTCAGCGTTTTATTGCAAGATGAAACTATTTGGCTTACCCAAAGGGCTATGAGTGTTTTGTTTGACACCACTACACAAAATATAACCATTCACTTAAAAAATATTTTTGAAAGTGGTGAGTTAAATGAGGCAGCAACTTGTAAGGATTTTTTACAAGTTCAATTAGAAGGCAATAGGGAAGTATCTCGAAAGCAAAAAATGTATAATTTAGATGCCATCATCTCAGTAGGTTATCGGGTGAACTCTTCTAAAGCCACCCAATTCAGAATTTGGGCAACCAAAACACTCAAAGAATTCATTATCAAAGGTTTTGTGCTAGATGATAATCGATTGAAGCAAGGTGAAACTGTTTTTGGCAAGGATTATTTTAGAGAGCTATTAGAGCGGGTACGTTCCATCAGAGCCAGCGAACGCAGAATTTACCAGCAAATCACCGATATTTTTGCAGAATGCAGCATTGATTATGACCCGAATGCAGAAATAACTAAAAACTTCTACGCAATGGTGCAAAACAAATTCCATTTCGCCATTACAGGTCAAACTGCAGCTGAAATCATTTTTAAAAATGCCGATGCTACCAAAGAAAATATGGGTTTAACCACTTGGAAAAATGCCCCAGACGGTAGAATTCTTAAATCAGATACAGCTATAGCCAAAAATTACTTACAGGAAAAGGAAATTAAACAATTAGAGCGCACCGTTACTGGTTATTTTGATTACATAGAAAACCTGATAGAAAGAGAAAACACCTTCACGATGGAAACTTTGGCAAATAGCGTAGATAAATTCTTGAATTTCAACGAGTTCAAGACCATGGACGGAAAAGGCAAGATTTCGCATACTAAAGCCATTGAAAAAGCAGGTGAAGCATACGACCAATTTAATAAGACCCAAAAAATTGTTTCTGATTTTGACAAAAAATTAAAGCAAATAAAGCAAAAGAAGAATGACAAATAA
- a CDS encoding DsbA family protein, with protein MGKGQQKDTLIYIGDPMCSWCYGFSPELDKIILAFPETPFEIVMGGLRPGGTEKMGDLRDFLHEHWTEVHRTSGQRFNFAILKKSEITYDTEPACRAVILAGKMNPAIKYDYFKTVQESFYIQNNLPNDDDTYVQIAAGLGLDPKEFHKRFKQGQAKMDAYSDFDLAGSMGIKSFPALVAKIDGKLYMVTNGYQKSG; from the coding sequence ATGGGAAAAGGTCAACAAAAGGATACACTCATTTATATAGGTGACCCGATGTGTTCCTGGTGTTATGGTTTTAGCCCTGAATTAGACAAGATTATCCTTGCATTTCCCGAGACTCCGTTTGAGATCGTCATGGGCGGTTTGAGACCCGGAGGAACGGAAAAGATGGGTGATTTAAGAGACTTTCTGCATGAACACTGGACAGAGGTCCACAGAACAAGTGGTCAGAGATTCAATTTTGCGATCCTTAAAAAATCTGAAATCACATACGATACCGAACCAGCATGCAGGGCAGTCATATTAGCAGGGAAAATGAATCCGGCTATAAAATATGATTATTTTAAAACTGTGCAGGAATCATTTTACATCCAAAACAATCTGCCCAATGACGACGATACATATGTACAGATAGCTGCAGGTTTGGGTCTGGATCCCAAAGAATTTCACAAACGATTCAAGCAGGGCCAGGCAAAAATGGATGCATATTCTGATTTTGACCTTGCCGGATCCATGGGCATCAAGTCTTTTCCGGCATTAGTTGCAAAAATAGATGGTAAGTTATACATGGTGACCAATGGGTATCAAAAAAGCGGATAG
- a CDS encoding DUF1573 domain-containing protein: MKQLLFILLVFVAFGLNAQKTKAKNAVKSAPETPKQEVVQPATPSAPQVAPEFIMAPSSKAKMTFESLDVNYGTIEHNSDPVRIVKFTNTGTEPLIINNATSSCGCTVPKWPTEPVAPGQSASLEVRYATDRVGRISKSITVRTNAGDHTLQVIGEVLPKKEEVPVPAAQPNIIKGN, translated from the coding sequence ATGAAACAGCTTTTATTTATCCTATTAGTTTTTGTTGCTTTCGGTCTCAATGCTCAGAAAACAAAAGCAAAAAACGCAGTAAAAAGTGCTCCAGAAACTCCAAAACAGGAGGTTGTACAACCAGCCACACCATCTGCGCCACAGGTTGCCCCTGAATTTATTATGGCACCTTCATCAAAAGCAAAGATGACTTTTGAATCGCTGGACGTGAATTATGGTACCATAGAGCACAATTCAGATCCTGTAAGAATTGTAAAATTTACGAACACAGGTACGGAACCACTTATCATCAATAACGCAACCAGTTCTTGCGGATGTACAGTACCTAAGTGGCCAACCGAACCGGTAGCACCTGGTCAAAGCGCAAGTCTTGAAGTAAGATATGCTACTGACAGAGTTGGTAGAATTAGTAAATCTATTACCGTTAGAACGAATGCAGGTGATCACACATTACAGGTAATTGGAGAAGTTCTTCCTAAAAAAGAAGAAGTTCCGGTTCCTGCTGCCCAACCTAATATCATCAAAGGCAATTAA
- a CDS encoding peptidylprolyl isomerase, whose product MSESFKLFLFFIIFTYSCSGPKAAFTFEKKSDLAPSQVKFINQSSDAEEYLWHFGDGTSSALANPVNRYIHSGRYEVILEAKKNKKTSKKITVLHVFPPHECLAEIQTTSGSMVIKLYNATHEHRDNFIKLAESGYYDGILFHRVIKGFMVQAGDPDSKNAEAGQRLGGGGPGYTVKAEISDSIFHIKGAVAAARIGDEMNPSKSSSGSQFYIVQGRPVPEQVLDGYEAQKKIKYTPSARDLMIQKGGAPQLDREYTVFGQVIDGFEIIDSIADVKTDQNDRPVSDVKIIKINIIK is encoded by the coding sequence GTGTCAGAGTCATTCAAGTTATTTTTATTTTTTATTATTTTCACTTATTCCTGTAGTGGGCCTAAGGCCGCATTTACATTTGAAAAAAAATCGGACCTTGCTCCTTCTCAGGTCAAATTCATCAATCAATCATCAGACGCGGAAGAGTATTTATGGCATTTCGGAGACGGTACCTCTTCTGCATTGGCAAATCCGGTCAATAGATATATACATTCCGGAAGATATGAAGTAATACTTGAAGCTAAAAAAAATAAAAAGACCTCCAAAAAGATAACGGTTTTGCACGTATTTCCACCTCATGAATGTCTGGCAGAAATTCAGACTACCTCGGGCAGCATGGTCATAAAATTGTATAACGCCACTCACGAGCATAGGGACAATTTTATCAAATTGGCAGAAAGTGGATACTATGATGGGATACTATTTCATAGGGTGATCAAGGGCTTTATGGTACAGGCCGGAGATCCGGATTCAAAAAATGCAGAAGCAGGACAAAGATTAGGTGGCGGAGGGCCCGGATACACCGTCAAAGCTGAAATATCAGATAGCATCTTTCATATCAAAGGGGCAGTGGCAGCTGCCAGAATCGGCGACGAGATGAATCCTTCCAAATCATCTTCAGGATCGCAATTTTACATAGTCCAGGGAAGGCCCGTGCCGGAACAAGTACTTGATGGATATGAAGCACAAAAAAAAATAAAATATACTCCTTCAGCCAGAGACCTGATGATACAAAAAGGAGGCGCGCCTCAGTTGGATCGGGAATATACCGTTTTCGGTCAGGTGATTGATGGTTTTGAAATTATTGACAGTATTGCAGATGTCAAAACTGACCAAAATGACCGTCCTGTTAGCGATGTCAAAATCATAAAAATTAATATAATTAAGTAA
- a CDS encoding helix-turn-helix transcriptional regulator: MNRIKDVLKEKGISQTWLAKQLDKSYNTINEYARNVRQPSIEDLYRIAKILNINAKDLLKEE, encoded by the coding sequence ATGAACCGAATTAAAGATGTTTTGAAAGAGAAAGGTATCTCACAAACTTGGCTTGCTAAGCAGTTGGACAAAAGTTACAACACGATTAATGAGTATGCCCGAAACGTGAGACAACCTAGCATTGAGGATTTGTACCGCATTGCAAAAATTCTGAACATTAATGCCAAAGATTTATTGAAAGAAGAATAA
- a CDS encoding IS3 family transposase, translating into MLTDAGMLISRAENCLENGSAENLNSIVKNMYLKPWSIRTFKELEQACQELIYINNHQRAIEQLGQLSPVQFEQLVAKLHPDERPKKYYMILTAKRDMGFLRHDSLNWNVGYKKSRSILNVLLDRTLRSTLSNYDIPSKVAPQQSLSPLHIIVKTKVQYYYLFLNFTFSTCCYKLQHCCQRKS; encoded by the coding sequence ATGTTGACAGATGCAGGGATGCTAATTAGCAGAGCTGAAAATTGTTTGGAAAATGGAAGTGCCGAAAATTTAAATTCCATTGTTAAAAATATGTACCTCAAACCTTGGAGTATACGCACCTTCAAAGAGCTAGAGCAAGCGTGCCAGGAATTGATTTATATCAATAATCACCAAAGAGCCATCGAACAATTAGGACAGCTAAGCCCTGTACAATTTGAACAATTAGTGGCAAAGTTGCATCCTGACGAAAGACCTAAAAAGTATTATATGATTTTGACAGCTAAGCGGGACATGGGGTTTTTAAGGCATGATTCCCTAAATTGGAATGTAGGTTATAAAAAGTCAAGGAGCATTTTAAATGTGCTCCTCGACCGAACCTTACGTTCCACTTTGAGTAATTATGATATTCCTTCCAAGGTTGCTCCCCAGCAGAGCCTTAGTCCGCTTCACATAATCGTCAAAACAAAGGTACAGTATTATTATTTATTTCTTAACTTTACGTTTTCCACATGTTGTTATAAGTTACAACATTGTTGTCAACGAAAATCATGA
- a CDS encoding ROK family protein — translation MEVLGIDVGGTGIKINTVKIETGELTGEKLKIKTPTPATPDAIIECMKTAVDHFKWQGKKVGIGFPAVIKNGVSLTASNIDSQFINYPVDSAFSEALGCDITVVNDADAAGIAEMTYGKGKGVKGLVVFLTLGTGIGSALFYNGQLLANTELGHLKYKKSIFEKYASNSAREFHHLSWRKWAKELDVYLNHLDLLLSPDLILIGGGVSKNFDQYGKFLNTKVQVDTASLLNDAGIVGAAMAARK, via the coding sequence ATGGAAGTATTAGGTATAGACGTTGGAGGTACTGGAATCAAAATTAATACTGTAAAAATTGAAACAGGAGAGTTGACCGGCGAAAAGCTTAAAATTAAAACACCAACTCCAGCCACACCTGATGCCATCATTGAATGTATGAAAACCGCTGTAGATCATTTCAAATGGCAAGGAAAAAAAGTTGGAATCGGATTTCCCGCAGTCATTAAAAATGGCGTTTCGCTCACAGCCAGCAACATAGACAGCCAGTTTATAAACTATCCGGTGGACAGTGCTTTTAGCGAGGCGTTAGGATGTGATATCACTGTCGTCAATGATGCAGATGCTGCCGGAATCGCAGAAATGACATATGGAAAAGGAAAAGGGGTAAAAGGTTTAGTGGTCTTTTTGACCTTGGGTACTGGTATAGGCTCCGCATTGTTCTATAACGGGCAGTTGCTTGCAAACACAGAATTGGGTCACTTGAAATACAAAAAATCAATTTTTGAAAAATACGCCAGTAATAGCGCGCGGGAATTTCATCATCTCAGTTGGAGAAAATGGGCAAAAGAACTTGATGTGTACCTCAATCATCTGGATCTGCTTTTAAGTCCGGACCTCATTCTCATAGGTGGTGGAGTGAGTAAAAACTTTGATCAATACGGTAAATTCCTTAACACAAAAGTTCAGGTAGATACGGCATCATTGTTGAACGATGCCGGAATTGTTGGTGCTGCCATGGCTGCCAGGAAATAA
- a CDS encoding restriction endonuclease subunit S, whose translation MEEILGEICDVRDGTHDSPKYASKGYPMITSKNLLINGMIDFDNVSYLSEDDYNQINKRSKVDIDDILFGMIGTIGNPVIVKNDGFAIKNVALIKSIGKLNQEFLLHQLKSNYILSQFEKVNAGGILKFIALGVIRNLTVIVPSLKEQQKIATCLSSLDALITAQAEKIDQLKLHKKGLMQGLFPKIIAS comes from the coding sequence GTGGAAGAAATATTAGGAGAAATTTGTGATGTTCGAGACGGCACACACGATAGTCCTAAATATGCTTCAAAAGGGTATCCAATGATTACTTCTAAGAACCTTCTTATAAATGGAATGATTGATTTTGACAATGTGAGCTATTTATCAGAAGATGACTACAATCAAATAAATAAACGTTCTAAAGTAGATATTGATGATATTCTATTCGGAATGATTGGGACAATTGGAAATCCTGTGATTGTTAAAAATGATGGTTTTGCAATAAAAAATGTTGCTTTAATTAAAAGTATCGGTAAACTAAATCAGGAATTTCTTTTACACCAACTTAAAAGCAATTACATTTTATCACAATTCGAAAAAGTAAATGCTGGAGGTATATTGAAATTTATTGCTCTAGGTGTTATAAGAAATTTAACCGTTATAGTTCCATCACTCAAAGAACAACAAAAAATAGCTACCTGTCTATCATCCTTAGATGCACTCATCACTGCACAAGCAGAGAAAATAGATCAATTGAAGTTGCATAAAAAGGGTTTGATGCAGGGCTTGTTTCCGAAAATAATTGCGAGTTAA